A region of Candidatus Megaera polyxenophila DNA encodes the following proteins:
- a CDS encoding restriction endonuclease type 2-like protein encodes MKPYRLGILAEYLAILIYKLKFYSIICHRKKNFVGEIDIIACRGKQLVFIEVKARNNNIMENIVPKNQQNRIRRSAELFLSHNDKYNGCEVRFDLVFIRPYKLPVIIENAW; translated from the coding sequence ATGAAACCTTATAGATTAGGTATTCTTGCTGAATATTTGGCCATATTGATCTACAAGCTAAAGTTCTATAGTATAATTTGTCATCGCAAGAAAAATTTTGTTGGCGAAATTGATATTATTGCGTGTAGAGGGAAGCAATTGGTATTTATTGAGGTTAAAGCCAGAAACAATAATATTATGGAAAATATAGTACCAAAGAACCAACAAAATAGAATAAGGCGTTCAGCTGAATTATTCTTAAGTCATAATGACAAATATAATGGTTGTGAGGTAAGATTTGATTTGGTTTTTATTCGGCCGTATAAACTGCCTGTAATAATAGAAAATGCTTGGTAA
- a CDS encoding MFS transporter: MNKRRSIFLSAISGNVLEYYDFTVYAVFSLAIGQAFFPSGSQVIQTLSSLSVFAVGFIMRPIGGIIFGYIADKYGRRVSLIISMLGMTMTTFTIGLIPGYSDIGYGAPILLVMMRLIQGLCISGEGAGAAIFILEHYQNLRPGFTAGIVHASNIAGTLLASFVGIILEQLFPELEFAWRFAFILGGIMGIIGFYFRLRVSETPIFEMLAEKKRTLKMPFMHVIRSSWPAMLITCCLGGSASSLVYIIKTYINIFYYEVLGFDKTTALIYLSYSSVIMMLTMPLSGYISDHIGRFKMIIIASITIVIAATPAFMLLASLEIWKQIVALTTIAMLGGFIAGTAYIFIISLFSAEERFTGVAFSYNLGVALFGGTSAVISRWLVEVTHLYHAPAFYVMITSLLFLAMAYSMKKTIIRLIDTNLKPK; this comes from the coding sequence ATGAATAAACGAAGGTCTATTTTTTTATCGGCTATTTCTGGAAATGTGCTAGAATATTATGATTTTACGGTTTATGCAGTATTTTCTTTAGCAATAGGACAAGCATTTTTTCCTTCCGGTTCACAAGTAATTCAGACATTATCTAGTCTTTCAGTATTTGCCGTAGGTTTTATAATGAGGCCAATAGGTGGTATTATTTTTGGTTATATTGCTGATAAGTATGGAAGAAGAGTTTCTCTCATTATTTCAATGCTTGGTATGACTATGACTACTTTTACTATCGGTCTTATCCCCGGTTACAGTGACATAGGTTATGGTGCGCCTATTTTATTAGTTATGATGCGGTTAATTCAAGGGTTATGTATTAGCGGAGAAGGTGCAGGGGCTGCTATATTCATCCTGGAACATTATCAAAATCTAAGACCCGGTTTTACTGCTGGGATAGTTCATGCGTCAAATATTGCCGGTACTTTACTTGCTAGTTTTGTAGGTATTATTTTGGAACAATTATTTCCTGAATTGGAATTTGCTTGGAGATTTGCCTTTATCTTAGGAGGAATTATGGGAATAATTGGTTTTTATTTCAGGCTTAGAGTATCGGAAACGCCAATATTTGAAATGCTTGCTGAAAAAAAACGTACTTTAAAGATGCCTTTTATGCATGTTATTCGCAGTTCATGGCCGGCAATGCTAATAACCTGTTGCCTTGGGGGATCTGCAAGTAGTTTGGTGTATATTATAAAAACATATATAAATATTTTTTATTATGAAGTATTGGGATTTGATAAAACTACAGCTTTAATTTACCTTTCGTACTCTTCTGTAATTATGATGCTTACCATGCCATTGTCTGGTTACATTTCAGATCATATTGGTAGGTTTAAAATGATTATCATTGCCTCAATAACAATAGTTATTGCTGCTACCCCTGCCTTTATGCTGCTTGCATCTCTCGAAATTTGGAAACAAATAGTTGCGCTTACAACCATTGCTATGTTAGGGGGATTTATTGCTGGTACAGCTTATATATTTATTATCTCATTATTTTCAGCAGAAGAGCGATTTACTGGAGTAGCCTTTAGCTATAATTTAGGTGTTGCCCTGTTTGGGGGGACTTCAGCAGTAATTTCTAGGTGGCTTGTGGAAGTAACCCATCTCTACCATGCTCCAGCATTTTATGTTATGATCACCTCGTTATTATTTCTAGCTATGGCTTATAGTATGAAAAAAACTATAATTAGGTTAATCGATACTAATTTAAAACCAAAATGA
- a CDS encoding NAD synthetase has translation MSVRLIEILYLVSAVCFIFSLKGLSSPKTARKGSLIGILGMLIALFATFSLPDFYHKIPLLITVGLGGIAGGYVARKIPMTSMPELVAGFHSFVGLAAVFVAFAALLLPANFGIADYQGGITILARVEMSLGAAIGALTFSGSIIAFGKLQGFIDSKPLKFAGQQYVCLMASIFLITIMIYFAQNQSIFLFSLIVIIALIVGVLLIVPIGGADMPVVVSMLNSYSGWAAAGIGFTLGNSLLIITGALVGASGAILSYIMCKAMNRSLLNVIFGAFKPSGKAQSQAEQEERQVNISSPEDAAYQLEHTDSVIIVPGYGMAVAQSQHAIKEMVDHLKKKGIKVRFAIHPVAGRMPGHMNVLLAEANIDYDDVFELDEINNDFASTDVVLVVGANDVTNPAAKSDPNSPIFGMPILDVASAKTIFFIKRSMASGYAGIQNELFFQNNTLMLFGDAKKVIESIVKSFDV, from the coding sequence ATGTCAGTGCGTTTAATCGAAATACTATATTTGGTATCTGCTGTTTGTTTTATTTTCTCCCTAAAAGGATTATCTTCACCTAAAACAGCAAGAAAAGGGAGCTTGATAGGAATATTGGGAATGTTGATAGCTTTGTTTGCAACATTTTCCTTACCTGATTTTTATCACAAAATACCATTATTAATTACTGTTGGTTTAGGAGGGATTGCTGGTGGGTATGTGGCTAGAAAAATCCCAATGACCTCAATGCCCGAATTAGTTGCTGGTTTTCATTCTTTTGTGGGGTTAGCTGCAGTATTTGTAGCATTTGCTGCTTTATTACTGCCAGCAAATTTTGGGATTGCAGATTATCAGGGGGGGATAACAATTTTAGCTCGGGTTGAGATGTCGCTCGGAGCTGCTATTGGAGCGCTTACCTTTAGTGGTTCAATTATAGCATTTGGCAAATTACAAGGTTTTATTGATTCAAAGCCTCTAAAATTTGCAGGGCAGCAGTATGTCTGTTTAATGGCGAGTATTTTCCTTATCACAATAATGATTTATTTTGCTCAAAACCAAAGTATTTTTTTGTTTAGCTTGATCGTTATAATTGCATTAATAGTAGGGGTCTTACTTATTGTTCCTATAGGCGGGGCTGATATGCCGGTAGTGGTTTCGATGTTAAATTCCTATTCCGGATGGGCAGCAGCTGGTATTGGATTTACGCTTGGAAATAGTTTGCTTATTATTACAGGGGCACTTGTGGGAGCAAGTGGAGCTATCTTGAGTTATATAATGTGCAAAGCAATGAATCGCTCCCTGCTGAATGTGATTTTTGGAGCTTTTAAACCGTCTGGGAAAGCACAAAGCCAAGCAGAACAGGAGGAAAGGCAAGTTAATATTAGTAGCCCAGAAGATGCGGCTTATCAACTAGAGCATACTGATTCTGTAATAATTGTACCGGGTTATGGTATGGCGGTTGCTCAGTCTCAACATGCTATAAAAGAAATGGTTGATCATTTAAAGAAAAAAGGAATCAAGGTAAGATTTGCTATTCATCCGGTAGCAGGAAGAATGCCGGGCCACATGAATGTCCTGCTTGCAGAAGCAAATATAGATTACGATGATGTTTTTGAACTTGATGAAATAAATAATGATTTTGCATCAACGGATGTAGTTTTAGTAGTGGGTGCAAATGATGTTACGAATCCAGCTGCCAAATCTGACCCCAATAGCCCTATTTTCGGCATGCCGATTTTGGATGTGGCATCTGCTAAAACTATATTTTTTATAAAAAGATCTATGGCTTCGGGTTATGCAGGAATTCAAAATGAACTATTTTTTCAAAATAATACATTAATGCTATTTGGCGATGCAAAAAAAGTAATAGAAAGTATAGTAAAGTCCTTTGATGTATAG
- a CDS encoding NAD(P) transhydrogenase subunit alpha produces MNQELAIANKQAAELSEKAAVLSKKLTSLVTEVQFQHTSTVDPFIFAITIFSLACFVGYYVVWKVTPALHTPLMSITNAISGIIIIGALIASSSQGFSLSMVLGFLAAFLASINIFGGFIVTERMLEMFKKK; encoded by the coding sequence ATGAATCAAGAGCTAGCAATTGCTAATAAACAGGCGGCAGAATTATCTGAGAAAGCTGCGGTATTGTCTAAGAAACTCACTTCTCTTGTTACAGAGGTACAATTTCAGCATACCTCTACAGTGGATCCTTTTATATTCGCCATTACCATATTCTCTTTAGCATGTTTTGTCGGTTATTATGTGGTCTGGAAGGTAACTCCTGCGCTACATACTCCTCTTATGTCTATTACTAATGCTATATCTGGGATTATCATAATAGGAGCTCTAATTGCTTCAAGCTCGCAAGGTTTCAGTTTATCTATGGTTTTAGGCTTTTTGGCTGCGTTTTTGGCATCTATCAATATTTTTGGAGGTTTCATAGTAACCGAAAGAATGTTGGAGATGTTTAAAAAGAAGTAA
- a CDS encoding NADP transhydrogenase subunit alpha has product MSIKIAALKERAKGETRTAITPEVARLYAKKGYSVFVEKSIGVAANFTDEEYTAAGAKVSGVPLEIISDADIILKVQPSPMEETLNEVNIAKPGATIVGLLSPHSHSEYIDKAISKNLSTIAMELVPRVTKAQSMDVLSSQSNLAGYRAVIEACYYYDRAFPMMMTAAGTVNPAKVLIIGVGVAGLQAIATAKRLGAVVSAYDVRAATKEQVESLNAKFVYPPAGLVDREDKSGYAREVTKDFASIQEEFLLGIIANFDVVITTAQIPGKKAPILLTKNMVSKMKLGSVIVDIATATGGNVEDSVIDKIISKKGVKIIGWSAIATRVASDASKLYAKNLYNFLEHAIKNGKIDFSDDIVEEMLIGKDGKMMNKKFKV; this is encoded by the coding sequence ATGAGCATTAAAATTGCTGCGTTAAAAGAAAGGGCTAAAGGAGAAACTAGGACTGCAATTACCCCAGAAGTAGCTAGGTTATACGCAAAAAAGGGTTATAGTGTTTTTGTTGAGAAATCTATAGGGGTAGCGGCAAATTTTACCGATGAGGAATATACAGCAGCCGGAGCTAAGGTCTCCGGAGTACCACTCGAAATCATTTCTGATGCTGATATTATCTTAAAAGTTCAGCCTTCTCCAATGGAGGAAACTCTAAATGAAGTAAATATAGCCAAACCTGGTGCTACTATAGTGGGCTTGCTTTCGCCCCATTCTCATAGTGAATATATAGATAAAGCTATATCTAAAAATTTATCAACTATAGCCATGGAGTTAGTTCCGAGGGTTACTAAAGCCCAAAGTATGGATGTTTTATCTTCACAAAGTAATTTGGCCGGTTATAGAGCGGTAATAGAGGCATGTTATTATTATGACAGAGCTTTTCCTATGATGATGACGGCGGCTGGAACTGTAAATCCGGCAAAAGTATTGATTATCGGTGTTGGAGTAGCAGGGTTGCAGGCTATCGCGACTGCAAAAAGATTAGGCGCAGTTGTATCTGCCTATGATGTAAGAGCAGCAACAAAAGAACAAGTGGAAAGTTTGAATGCAAAATTTGTTTATCCACCAGCTGGGCTAGTTGATAGAGAAGATAAATCGGGATATGCAAGAGAAGTGACTAAGGATTTTGCTTCTATTCAAGAAGAGTTTTTACTTGGCATAATAGCTAATTTTGACGTAGTTATTACTACTGCCCAAATTCCCGGTAAAAAAGCACCAATTCTTCTTACAAAAAATATGGTTTCTAAAATGAAATTGGGTTCAGTTATAGTTGATATAGCAACTGCTACCGGGGGTAACGTAGAGGATTCTGTTATTGATAAAATCATAAGTAAAAAAGGAGTAAAGATTATTGGTTGGTCTGCTATAGCAACAAGAGTAGCCTCTGATGCTTCAAAATTATATGCAAAAAATTTATATAATTTTTTAGAACATGCCATAAAAAATGGAAAAATAGACTTTTCTGATGACATTGTTGAAGAAATGCTTATAGGTAAGGATGGGAAAATGATGAATAAGAAATTTAAAGTATAG
- a CDS encoding membrane protein: MNYLPAKSHKFSNQSIINFIIILLMVCKLNFAFAASEKEIVDNIKSYIQNIQSVAINFDQSDTQGTKASGILVINKPYKFRVNYFKPFPLLIVGNKNYVSVYDYEMENLSRISAEENIFNFLLIDQINFDNQFEVLSAKEENGYYKLELSHLDSGKISEILFNKHTRNIEIMTIVEENNIITLNFKTTKKITNINNKLFIMQDPDIFGKPEYLDKQHLEKNYQ, from the coding sequence ATGAATTACCTACCCGCTAAGTCACATAAGTTTAGCAATCAGAGTATAATTAATTTTATAATAATACTATTAATGGTATGCAAGCTCAACTTTGCATTTGCTGCTTCAGAAAAAGAGATTGTAGACAATATAAAATCTTATATTCAAAATATTCAGTCGGTAGCTATTAATTTTGACCAATCAGACACTCAAGGAACAAAAGCTAGCGGTATTCTAGTTATAAATAAACCGTATAAATTTAGGGTCAATTACTTCAAACCCTTTCCGCTACTGATTGTGGGTAATAAAAACTACGTTTCTGTTTACGACTATGAAATGGAAAATTTAAGCAGAATCTCAGCAGAAGAAAATATTTTTAATTTTTTATTAATTGATCAAATAAATTTTGATAATCAATTCGAGGTTCTTTCTGCCAAGGAAGAGAACGGATATTATAAATTGGAGTTAAGTCATTTAGATTCCGGTAAAATTAGTGAAATTTTATTTAATAAACATACCAGAAATATCGAAATAATGACAATAGTTGAAGAAAATAACATAATTACATTGAATTTCAAAACAACAAAAAAAATTACTAATATAAACAATAAATTATTCATTATGCAGGATCCGGATATTTTTGGTAAACCCGAATATTTGGATAAACAGCATTTAGAAAAAAATTACCAGTAG
- a CDS encoding MFS transporter, translated as MNSKTNTYKQNIKGWMVVACGGIFYMYQFMIRVSPNIMNNELLSNFALDAAGLGVLLGAYNWSYSAMQLPLGITIDRFGPRLFLCIAATLCGLSCFIFGNTTSPLIGGCARFLMGMGSACGLIGTIKLGTLWLEPKHVAKVTGLVILMGTAGAGLGGAPLEMILNEVGFKNTMEFLGFIGLIVSIIIYFFVSNYPPVDHHEELPDIYANNHPFTDILLLLKTPQAWILAIYGMLMYLPITVIGVAWGVSFIRTTYQVSDISAATIVSTMFFGAAIGSPFFAYFSDIAKNRRLPMFCGSFVTAIVWFIVIIFQVPYYLLYVLFFVGGFAYTAKCLSFASICETMPLKMSGVSIAFVNAIVMSTGTIFLPIIGALIDYHSNGQTARDIPCYNGEDYRFALVIVPISLLISFIIVFFMKETHPDHKIPKEYGSFATNDIV; from the coding sequence ATGAATTCCAAAACAAATACATACAAGCAAAATATTAAAGGCTGGATGGTTGTAGCTTGTGGCGGTATCTTTTACATGTATCAATTCATGATCCGTGTTTCACCAAATATCATGAATAATGAACTTCTTAGCAATTTTGCACTTGATGCAGCAGGACTTGGGGTATTACTTGGAGCTTATAACTGGTCGTACTCAGCCATGCAGCTCCCTCTTGGTATTACTATAGACCGCTTCGGGCCAAGGTTATTTCTATGTATAGCAGCAACCCTTTGCGGACTATCATGCTTTATTTTTGGAAATACAACTAGCCCATTAATCGGAGGATGTGCAAGATTCTTAATGGGAATGGGATCAGCATGCGGTTTAATCGGAACTATAAAACTCGGAACATTATGGCTTGAACCAAAACACGTAGCAAAAGTTACAGGGTTAGTAATTCTTATGGGAACTGCTGGTGCTGGTCTTGGCGGTGCTCCTCTTGAGATGATCCTAAATGAGGTAGGATTTAAAAATACCATGGAATTCTTGGGGTTTATTGGCCTTATAGTTTCCATAATTATTTATTTTTTTGTTAGTAATTATCCCCCTGTTGATCATCATGAAGAACTACCTGATATTTATGCTAATAATCATCCATTTACCGATATTTTACTTTTACTTAAGACACCTCAGGCTTGGATTTTAGCTATCTACGGGATGTTGATGTACCTTCCAATTACCGTAATCGGGGTAGCATGGGGGGTATCATTCATAAGAACTACCTATCAAGTATCTGATATTAGCGCTGCTACTATAGTATCAACAATGTTTTTTGGTGCTGCTATCGGAAGCCCTTTTTTCGCTTATTTTTCGGATATTGCTAAAAACAGACGTTTACCAATGTTTTGCGGCTCTTTTGTTACCGCCATTGTCTGGTTTATCGTTATTATTTTTCAAGTTCCTTATTACCTACTATACGTACTATTTTTTGTGGGAGGCTTTGCCTATACCGCAAAATGCTTAAGCTTTGCAAGTATTTGCGAAACCATGCCTTTAAAAATGAGCGGGGTGTCGATAGCTTTTGTCAATGCCATAGTAATGTCTACCGGTACTATATTTTTACCTATTATTGGAGCTCTGATTGATTATCATAGTAATGGGCAAACAGCCCGTGATATACCGTGTTATAACGGTGAAGATTACCGATTTGCTCTTGTTATTGTTCCAATCTCTCTCCTAATTTCTTTTATTATAGTTTTCTTTATGAAAGAAACTCATCCTGATCATAAAATACCGAAAGAATATGGGTCTTTTGCCACTAATGATATTGTTTAA
- a CDS encoding mechanosensitive ion channel protein: protein MENLFTIKSLHTFYAEYQLLIMLSIMVTFLYPFLISIKKVVLPGISKLIGYKNKKYAEILYKKNLPGHITKVFLALYLEFWSDILDQSNLINNVIIKIKDVVITTYVIFAITSLILAIINATADLYNVRELNRKIAIELHTQILRIFVVVSAILAIFSLVIGISISSLFTSLGAAAALLTFVFKDTLLGLIASLQVTFQNIIQVGDWVTLPQYNADGDIQKITITVVVIRNFDNTYTTVPTSAFLTTGVKNWRPMFEMGGRRIKRAISLDMSTVKICTQKELNAIKKIPYMLEFAAENKTLFNQENQTTNLTMFRHYIGQYLKNNKNIHQEGFTFLIRTLDPTPNGIPIEIYVFTKDTKWLNYEEVQASIFEHLLGILPIFKLKAFQAISSSQ from the coding sequence ATGGAAAATTTATTTACTATAAAAAGTCTTCACACATTTTATGCAGAATACCAACTATTAATAATGCTTTCTATAATGGTTACTTTTTTATACCCATTTTTAATTAGCATCAAAAAGGTAGTATTACCTGGTATTAGCAAACTAATAGGGTATAAAAACAAAAAATACGCTGAAATTCTTTACAAAAAAAACCTACCTGGACATATTACAAAAGTATTTTTAGCATTATATCTGGAATTCTGGAGCGATATCCTTGATCAGTCTAACTTGATAAATAACGTAATAATTAAAATAAAAGACGTTGTTATAACTACATATGTAATATTTGCTATTACCTCTCTTATATTAGCTATTATAAATGCCACAGCAGATTTATATAATGTTCGAGAATTAAACAGAAAAATAGCTATTGAGCTACATACACAAATTTTAAGAATTTTTGTAGTTGTAAGCGCAATATTAGCCATTTTTTCTTTAGTTATCGGCATTTCTATTTCCTCATTATTTACTAGTTTAGGGGCAGCTGCCGCATTATTAACTTTCGTTTTTAAAGATACGCTACTGGGGCTAATTGCAAGTTTACAGGTTACTTTTCAAAATATTATTCAAGTCGGTGATTGGGTAACTTTACCTCAATATAATGCAGATGGTGATATCCAAAAAATTACAATTACCGTAGTAGTAATACGTAATTTTGATAATACCTATACCACTGTTCCAACTTCCGCCTTTTTAACAACCGGTGTTAAAAATTGGCGTCCAATGTTCGAAATGGGAGGAAGACGCATCAAAAGGGCAATCAGCCTAGATATGAGTACAGTAAAAATATGTACTCAAAAAGAATTAAATGCAATCAAGAAGATACCTTACATGCTTGAATTTGCAGCGGAAAATAAAACATTATTTAACCAGGAAAATCAAACTACTAATCTTACTATGTTTAGGCATTACATAGGCCAATATCTAAAAAATAATAAAAATATTCACCAAGAGGGGTTTACTTTCCTAATACGTACGCTTGATCCAACACCTAACGGTATACCAATAGAAATTTATGTGTTTACTAAAGATACTAAATGGCTTAATTACGAAGAAGTTCAGGCAAGTATTTTTGAGCATTTGCTAGGCATCTTGCCTATTTTTAAACTAAAAGCCTTCCAAGCCATTTCTTCGTCTCAATAA
- a CDS encoding RNA-binding protein, translating into MSTKFWIGVASKEHVENGVKLGICQFCHGKIGPAKRLQKGDFVIYYSSKVSMESNELYQKFTAIGEVIDDVPYQVDMGSDFKPYRRNIKYLNACHVDIKPLIPILSFIKNKTSWGYVFRYGFLEIDRESFEIIETRMLGRKPC; encoded by the coding sequence ATGAGTACTAAATTCTGGATTGGCGTTGCTTCGAAAGAACATGTAGAAAATGGTGTTAAATTGGGAATTTGCCAATTTTGCCATGGCAAGATCGGCCCAGCTAAACGCCTCCAGAAAGGGGATTTTGTAATTTATTACTCTTCCAAGGTATCGATGGAAAGTAATGAGTTATACCAAAAATTTACTGCTATAGGTGAGGTAATAGATGATGTTCCTTATCAGGTAGATATGGGAAGCGACTTTAAACCATATAGAAGGAATATCAAGTACCTCAATGCTTGTCACGTTGATATTAAGCCACTTATTCCTATCTTATCATTTATTAAAAACAAAACCTCATGGGGTTATGTGTTTAGATATGGCTTTTTGGAAATAGATCGAGAGTCGTTCGAAATCATTGAAACCCGGATGCTTGGAAGAAAGCCTTGTTAG
- the potD gene encoding putrescine/spermidine ABC transporter substrate-binding protein — translation MKKYITLFFLVFGIHFTAPASVSEINVYVWSEYIPDSIIEKFTEETGIKVNLSTYDNNESLYAKVKLLHNSKSGYDLVMPSTYFVSKMRDEGLLMELDKSKMDNFKNIDENLINKPFDPENKYSIPYFWGSTALCYNAKYVKEEVDSFNILFEPKYAHKILLTDDVREVFHVALKLLGYSGNDTNEEHIKQAYEKLKTLVPNVKIFNSASPKLNYINEEVIIGLNHNGEAYVASVENPDIKYAYPKEGVILWVDSFAIPSNAKNAEGAYKFVNFLLRPEIAKEISQAVGFATANKAAKALLPKEILNNPTIYPPKDIQDQGEFQEDVGEAIVIYEKYWEMLKLNN, via the coding sequence ATGAAAAAATACATTACGTTGTTTTTTTTAGTTTTTGGAATTCACTTTACCGCCCCAGCCTCAGTTAGTGAAATTAATGTATATGTTTGGTCAGAATATATACCAGATAGCATAATTGAAAAATTTACCGAAGAGACGGGCATAAAAGTGAATCTTTCCACTTACGATAATAATGAGAGCCTATATGCGAAAGTAAAATTATTACATAACTCTAAATCCGGGTATGATTTAGTCATGCCTTCTACCTATTTTGTTAGCAAAATGAGGGATGAAGGCTTGTTAATGGAATTAGATAAATCCAAAATGGATAACTTTAAGAATATTGATGAAAACCTGATAAATAAACCTTTTGATCCAGAGAATAAGTACAGTATACCATACTTTTGGGGAAGTACGGCTCTTTGTTATAACGCTAAATATGTAAAAGAGGAAGTCGATAGCTTTAATATATTATTTGAACCAAAATATGCTCATAAGATTCTTCTTACTGATGATGTAAGAGAGGTTTTTCATGTGGCTCTAAAGTTGCTTGGATATAGCGGTAATGATACTAATGAAGAGCATATAAAACAAGCTTATGAAAAACTAAAAACATTAGTTCCTAACGTAAAAATTTTTAACTCTGCTTCTCCTAAATTGAACTACATAAACGAGGAAGTTATAATAGGACTGAATCATAATGGTGAGGCTTATGTAGCATCTGTGGAAAATCCTGATATTAAATACGCTTATCCTAAAGAAGGAGTTATCCTTTGGGTAGATAGTTTTGCTATTCCTTCTAATGCAAAAAATGCTGAAGGTGCTTATAAGTTTGTTAATTTCCTTTTACGTCCAGAAATTGCTAAAGAAATTAGTCAGGCTGTTGGGTTTGCTACAGCCAATAAAGCTGCAAAGGCTTTACTTCCTAAGGAAATATTGAATAACCCGACAATATATCCACCTAAAGATATACAGGATCAAGGAGAATTCCAAGAGGATGTCGGTGAAGCAATAGTGATATATGAAAAATACTGGGAAATGTTGAAGTTAAATAATTAA
- the potC gene encoding putrescine/spermidine ABC transporter permease, giving the protein MMNRLIRLYPVFIYIFLYLPIIVLIIYSFNSSKYGTSWQGFTLEWYRKLYSNSLLIGSTKNSFLVATLSASISTLIGTISALGLYSYRFKGRKVFSSIVYVLAISPDIIMGISLLILFNLINLNLGFYSLLLAHITLNLPFVIIIVIARLKTFNKNLINAARDLGAGEWAIFTRIILPLILPSVISGWLLAFTLSLDDVVISFFVTGPNFEVLPLTLFSMAHLGIKSEINALCTVIFAVTLVLIFTSHFIFRRKI; this is encoded by the coding sequence ATGATGAACAGATTAATAAGGCTATACCCAGTATTTATTTATATATTTTTGTACTTACCCATAATTGTATTGATAATATACTCATTTAATTCTTCAAAATATGGCACAAGTTGGCAGGGTTTCACTCTAGAGTGGTATAGAAAATTATATTCGAATAGCCTGCTTATTGGTTCAACGAAAAATTCTTTCCTAGTAGCTACGCTTTCAGCTTCTATTTCTACTTTGATAGGAACTATATCCGCTTTAGGGTTATATAGTTATAGATTTAAAGGCAGGAAAGTTTTTTCCTCTATAGTGTATGTACTAGCTATTTCTCCAGATATTATAATGGGGATAAGCTTGCTTATTCTATTTAACCTTATAAACCTAAATTTAGGGTTTTATAGTTTATTACTCGCTCATATTACTCTTAATTTACCATTTGTAATAATTATTGTTATTGCTCGTTTGAAAACTTTTAACAAGAATCTAATAAATGCAGCAAGGGATCTCGGAGCCGGTGAGTGGGCTATATTTACTAGAATTATATTACCTCTTATTTTACCTTCGGTCATATCTGGGTGGTTACTTGCATTTACTTTATCTTTGGATGATGTGGTAATTAGTTTTTTTGTTACCGGACCAAATTTTGAGGTTCTACCGTTAACGTTATTTTCCATGGCACATTTGGGTATTAAATCGGAGATTAATGCTCTTTGTACTGTAATTTTTGCAGTGACTTTGGTTTTAATTTTTACATCTCATTTTATATTTAGGAGGAAAATATGA